A portion of the Blastochloris tepida genome contains these proteins:
- a CDS encoding DUF2341 domain-containing protein codes for MTARTDNPARCRLGRLKALAPRLLLLALVSVWPETAAAWWNDEWTLRKKITIDTGPSGAAISDAIGTTPVLVRLHVGNFRFGSAKEDGGDLRFVAGDDKTPLKHHVEKFDSLLGEALVWVAVPDLKPGTKSDIWLYFGNPKAPAAVDAKGTYDPDTLLVYHFAERGTPAQDSSAWANSAQTVVPGADGAIIGQGARLDGQTPLLLPASPSLAVAEGGALSWSAWVKMAAPQPRATLYARHDGANAFVIGLDNGVPFVEVTANGTTVKSGEGPAIAPAAWRHLAVTAANGQITLYVDGAPFATLAASLPAMSGPARIGGDGASTAAPAADAAAAPVTAPAADASATAPAGDAAATAPVAAAPSAEAPAAASAEAAPAATGFVGDIDELQIAKVARPAGFLKVAAIGQGPEHAKLIAFSVDEETASWFSGYFAVILKSVTLDGWVVIGLLAVMAVISWIVTVDKISYLNRVARGNALFLREFREVSGDLDALLQLDEAGNGAVRFGGAASEKDRKAIHGAPLHHLLHLGMQEIRRRFMANGRIGSLSPQAIAAIRAVLDSGFVREAQRLNKQMVVLTIAISGGPFLGLLGTVIGVMITFASIAASGDVNVNAIAPGIAAALVATVAGLGVAIPALFAYNYLITRIKDTTSDMQVFVDELVTRIAESYHSRPDRPHNLAAE; via the coding sequence ATGACGGCTCGAACTGACAACCCGGCGCGCTGCCGCCTCGGGCGCCTGAAGGCGCTGGCGCCGCGGCTGCTTCTTCTGGCGCTCGTGTCGGTGTGGCCGGAGACGGCTGCGGCGTGGTGGAACGACGAATGGACGCTGCGCAAGAAGATCACGATCGACACCGGCCCCTCGGGCGCCGCGATCAGCGATGCCATCGGCACGACCCCGGTGCTGGTGCGCCTGCATGTCGGCAATTTCCGCTTCGGCTCGGCCAAGGAGGATGGCGGCGATCTGCGCTTCGTCGCCGGTGACGACAAGACGCCGCTGAAGCATCACGTCGAGAAGTTCGACTCGCTGCTCGGCGAGGCGCTGGTGTGGGTGGCGGTGCCGGATCTCAAGCCCGGCACCAAGAGCGACATCTGGCTCTATTTCGGCAATCCGAAGGCGCCGGCCGCGGTCGATGCCAAGGGCACCTACGACCCCGATACGCTGCTGGTCTATCATTTCGCCGAGCGCGGCACGCCGGCGCAGGATTCCTCGGCCTGGGCCAACAGCGCGCAGACCGTGGTGCCGGGCGCCGATGGCGCGATCATCGGCCAGGGCGCGCGCCTCGACGGCCAGACGCCGCTGCTGCTGCCGGCCTCGCCCTCGCTGGCGGTGGCCGAGGGCGGCGCGCTCTCCTGGTCGGCGTGGGTGAAAATGGCGGCGCCGCAGCCGCGCGCTACGCTCTACGCGCGCCATGACGGCGCGAACGCCTTCGTCATCGGGCTCGACAATGGTGTGCCGTTCGTCGAGGTGACGGCGAACGGAACGACGGTGAAGAGCGGCGAGGGGCCGGCGATCGCGCCTGCGGCGTGGCGCCACCTCGCGGTGACGGCGGCCAATGGCCAGATCACCCTTTATGTCGATGGCGCGCCGTTCGCGACGCTCGCCGCGTCGTTGCCGGCGATGTCCGGCCCGGCGCGGATCGGCGGCGATGGCGCCTCAACTGCGGCACCAGCGGCGGATGCCGCCGCAGCACCCGTGACCGCCCCGGCTGCCGACGCATCGGCGACCGCGCCGGCTGGCGATGCCGCCGCGACCGCCCCTGTGGCCGCTGCGCCGTCGGCTGAAGCGCCGGCCGCCGCATCTGCCGAGGCGGCGCCTGCCGCGACCGGCTTCGTCGGCGACATCGACGAATTGCAGATCGCCAAGGTGGCGCGCCCGGCCGGCTTCCTCAAGGTGGCGGCGATCGGGCAGGGACCCGAGCACGCCAAGCTGATCGCGTTCAGCGTCGACGAGGAGACCGCGAGCTGGTTCAGCGGCTATTTCGCGGTGATCCTGAAATCGGTGACGCTCGACGGCTGGGTGGTCATCGGCCTCCTCGCCGTCATGGCGGTGATCAGCTGGATCGTCACCGTCGACAAGATCTCCTATCTCAACCGCGTCGCCCGCGGCAATGCGCTGTTCCTGCGTGAGTTCCGCGAGGTGTCCGGCGATCTCGACGCGCTGCTGCAGCTCGACGAGGCCGGCAACGGCGCGGTGCGCTTCGGCGGGGCGGCGTCGGAGAAGGACCGCAAGGCCATCCACGGCGCGCCGCTCCATCACCTGCTGCATCTCGGCATGCAGGAGATCCGCCGCCGCTTCATGGCCAATGGGCGCATCGGCTCGCTGTCGCCGCAAGCGATCGCCGCCATCCGCGCGGTGCTGGACAGCGGCTTCGTGCGCGAGGCTCAGCGGCTGAACAAGCAGATGGTGGTGCTGACCATCGCCATTTCCGGCGGGCCGTTTCTCGGCCTGCTCGGCACGGTGATCGGCGTGATGATCACCTTCGCCTCGATCGCCGCCTCGGGCGACGTCAACGTCAACGCCATCGCCCCCGGCATCGCCGCGGCGCTGGTGGCCACCGTTGCCGGCCTCGGCGTCGCGATCCCAGCGCTGTTCGCCTACAACTACCTCATCACCCGCATCAAGGACACGACCAGCGACATGCAGGTCTTCGTCGACGAGCTCGTCACGAGGATCGCCGAGTCCTATCACAGCCGGCCGGACCGGCCGCACAACCTCGCCGCGGAGTGA
- a CDS encoding peptidylprolyl isomerase: protein MMFKTNAAGAALLTGALLGASAALAQAPGRPPAAPQTAPARPMTPASDVIARVGTSDVTADEIRAVIGSLDARQQAALARDPALLSQTVRALLANRVVLKEALARKWEQQPAVAAQVERAREAAIVESFLRAQTTPPADYPGEADLKTIYDANATAFLVPRQFQIAQIFVALPKGADKAAEDKARRKLDDVLKKLRQPGADFAALARSESDDTASAEKGGELGWLAEAQLRPEIASQVAGLAKSAVTEPIRLDDGWHVIKLMDTKASHTRPLEEVREPLVERLRAERTEANRRAYIAELLKQNPPVVNELALSRLLETPPAAPSR, encoded by the coding sequence ATGATGTTCAAGACCAATGCGGCGGGCGCCGCTCTGTTGACCGGCGCGCTTCTTGGCGCCTCCGCGGCGCTGGCGCAGGCGCCGGGCCGCCCGCCCGCGGCGCCGCAGACGGCGCCGGCGCGGCCGATGACACCCGCCAGCGACGTGATCGCCCGCGTCGGCACCAGCGACGTCACCGCCGACGAGATCCGCGCGGTGATCGGTTCGCTCGATGCCCGCCAGCAGGCGGCGCTGGCGCGCGATCCGGCGCTGCTCAGCCAGACGGTGCGCGCGCTGCTCGCCAACCGGGTGGTGCTCAAGGAGGCGTTGGCCAGGAAGTGGGAGCAGCAGCCCGCCGTCGCCGCCCAGGTCGAGCGGGCGCGCGAGGCTGCCATCGTCGAGAGCTTCCTGCGCGCGCAGACCACGCCGCCCGCCGACTATCCGGGCGAGGCCGATCTCAAGACGATCTATGACGCCAACGCCACCGCCTTTCTGGTGCCGCGGCAGTTCCAGATCGCCCAGATCTTCGTTGCGCTGCCCAAGGGTGCCGACAAGGCGGCCGAGGACAAGGCGCGCCGCAAGCTGGACGATGTGCTGAAGAAGCTCAGGCAGCCGGGCGCCGATTTCGCGGCGCTGGCCCGGAGCGAGTCCGACGACACCGCCAGCGCCGAGAAGGGCGGCGAGCTCGGCTGGCTGGCCGAGGCGCAGTTGCGGCCGGAGATCGCCAGCCAGGTCGCCGGTCTCGCCAAGTCCGCGGTCACCGAGCCGATCCGGCTCGATGACGGCTGGCATGTGATCAAGCTGATGGACACCAAGGCTTCTCACACCCGGCCGCTGGAGGAGGTGCGCGAGCCGCTGGTCGAGCGCCTGCGGGCCGAGCGCACCGAGGCCAACCGCCGCGCCTACATCGCGGAGCTGCTGAAGCAGAACCCGCCGGTGGTCAACGAGCTGGCGCTGTCGCGGCTGCTGGAAACGCCGCCCGCCGCGCCGTCGCGGTGA
- a CDS encoding ShlB/FhaC/HecB family hemolysin secretion/activation protein gives MDDVAQAAGQETGQETGASSPAPAKQPGDAKSGDAKSNGAKSNGAKPETVPAAAAPQAAPAAAEMPARFDIDEYRVEGADALPQIEVEEAVYPYLGPNRSSDDVEKARAALEKAYHDKGYQTVGVSVPQQNASRGFVVLKVTENRVGRLRVKGSRYYDLAEIKRKARSVEEGKLPNFNDVTKDIVSLNQWPDRRVTPALRAGVTPGTVDVDLNVEDKHPLHGSIELNNRQSPDTTPLRLNAMVRYDNLWQLGHSLSFTYQVAPQRPADAQVFSGSYLARTETDWLNLLFYGLKSDSSVATVGGVNVVGPGQVFGGRAVMTLPSRGELFHTLSVGVDYKDFEQVISLAEGEFTSPVSYVPLVASYGATWQGEGRVTQANLTATMNLRGIGSDTEQFDVKRYNSRGNFFILHGDVSHTHDLPGGFQAFAKAQGQIADQPLVSSEQISIGGLDTVRGYLESEALGDYGGSATLELRSPDLARHFEQTLENAEGQPVKFNVINDWRFFVFSDVGRVMVKDPAAEEDDQFNLASYGVGTRFRLLEYLNGLVLVGVPLTSQQVTVAHDPRLSFRFWGEF, from the coding sequence GTGGATGATGTCGCGCAGGCGGCCGGCCAGGAGACAGGCCAGGAGACTGGTGCATCATCGCCCGCGCCGGCCAAGCAGCCCGGCGATGCCAAATCCGGCGATGCCAAATCCAACGGCGCGAAATCCAACGGCGCCAAACCGGAGACCGTGCCGGCTGCGGCGGCACCGCAGGCTGCGCCGGCCGCTGCCGAGATGCCGGCGCGCTTCGACATCGACGAATATCGCGTCGAAGGCGCCGACGCGCTGCCGCAGATCGAGGTCGAGGAGGCGGTCTATCCGTATCTCGGCCCCAACCGATCCTCCGACGATGTCGAGAAGGCGCGCGCGGCGCTGGAGAAGGCCTATCACGACAAGGGCTATCAGACGGTCGGCGTCTCGGTGCCGCAGCAGAATGCCAGCCGCGGCTTCGTCGTGCTGAAGGTGACCGAGAACCGGGTCGGGCGCCTGCGGGTGAAGGGCTCGCGCTACTACGATCTCGCGGAGATCAAGCGCAAGGCGCGCTCGGTGGAGGAGGGCAAGCTGCCCAACTTCAACGATGTGACCAAGGACATCGTGTCGCTCAACCAGTGGCCCGACCGGCGCGTCACCCCGGCGCTGCGGGCGGGCGTCACGCCCGGCACTGTCGATGTCGACCTCAATGTCGAGGACAAGCACCCGCTGCACGGCTCGATCGAGCTCAACAACCGCCAGAGCCCGGACACCACGCCGCTGCGCCTCAACGCGATGGTGCGCTACGACAATCTGTGGCAGCTCGGCCATTCGCTGTCCTTCACCTATCAGGTGGCCCCCCAGCGCCCGGCCGACGCGCAGGTCTTTTCCGGCTCCTATCTGGCGCGCACCGAGACCGATTGGCTCAATCTGCTGTTCTATGGCCTGAAGTCGGACAGCTCGGTGGCCACCGTCGGCGGCGTCAATGTGGTGGGTCCCGGTCAGGTGTTCGGTGGCCGCGCGGTGATGACGCTGCCGAGCCGCGGCGAGCTGTTCCACACGCTGTCGGTCGGCGTGGACTACAAGGATTTCGAGCAGGTCATCTCGCTCGCCGAGGGCGAATTCACGTCGCCCGTGTCCTATGTGCCGCTGGTCGCGAGCTATGGCGCGACGTGGCAGGGCGAAGGTCGGGTGACCCAGGCCAACCTCACCGCCACCATGAACCTGCGCGGCATCGGCAGCGATACCGAGCAGTTCGACGTCAAGCGCTACAATTCGCGCGGCAACTTCTTCATCCTGCACGGCGACGTCTCGCACACCCACGATCTGCCGGGCGGCTTCCAGGCATTCGCCAAGGCGCAGGGGCAGATCGCCGACCAGCCGCTGGTCTCCAGCGAGCAGATCAGCATCGGCGGCCTCGATACGGTACGCGGCTATCTGGAGTCGGAGGCGCTCGGCGACTATGGCGGCTCGGCGACGCTGGAGCTCCGCAGCCCCGATCTCGCCCGCCACTTCGAGCAGACGCTGGAGAACGCCGAGGGCCAGCCGGTCAAGTTCAACGTCATCAATGACTGGCGCTTCTTCGTCTTCAGCGATGTCGGGCGGGTGATGGTGAAGGATCCGGCGGCCGAGGAGGACGATCAGTTCAATTTGGCCAGCTACGGCGTCGGCACCCGCTTCCGGCTGCTCGAATACCTGAACGGTCTGGTTCTGGTCGGCGTTCCGCTGACCTCGCAGCAGGTCACGGTGGCGCACGATCCGCGCCTGTCCTTCCGGTTCTGGGGTGAATTCTGA
- a CDS encoding putative porin: MAWGIDVETKFVERSFRLGRTFAPVAAALCGVAVAMPAAAQDGDAKGEAAKEKRPTVSRAAAPSPNATINLINLLVKQNVLSEEQAEALIKQAEDEAYVARQALRDASKKADGAEKTAAAAAEAVSPPGTKRVTYVPEVVKKQIREEIKQEVMAKAKTEGWAAPGALPEWVSRIRLSGDIRARFEGDFFPNGNDPFSAVNYNAINTGSPWNVNDLNPFYWPSYDTYQDRTRVRLRARLGLDTDLFDGFTAGMRIATGETNSPVSFNQTLGGSGGNFSKYAVWLDRAFIKYRPWEDVTLSAGRFDNPFFMPTDLVFNKDLGFDGFAIQIKSEVAPGITPFLNAGAFPVFNTDFNATLTAYDTVDVIGKFPSRDKWMLGAQFGGIFKVDSDIDLTLGVAYFDFTNVQGEVSSPCRADDAKDTCDTDTLRPSFAQKGNTYMMLRDIVPFDPTDPNEPQYQYFGLASAFRNVMLNGRLDLAHFDPIHIILDGEYVQNVAWDRQQVAARARANQLASSATYPFPDNEYFGGNEGWMGRLTVGHKELKELWDWNVSVAYKWLESDAVIDAFTDSDFGLGGTNLKGYIIGASLALGPKVWASARWMSANEVAGAPYAVDVLQVDLNAKF, translated from the coding sequence ATGGCATGGGGCATCGACGTGGAAACGAAATTCGTGGAGCGCAGTTTCAGGCTCGGCCGCACCTTTGCGCCGGTTGCTGCCGCGCTGTGCGGCGTTGCCGTCGCCATGCCGGCGGCGGCGCAGGATGGCGACGCGAAGGGCGAGGCGGCAAAGGAGAAGCGGCCGACCGTGTCGCGCGCCGCGGCGCCCTCGCCGAACGCCACCATCAATCTGATCAATCTGCTGGTGAAGCAGAACGTGCTCTCCGAGGAGCAGGCGGAGGCGCTGATCAAGCAGGCCGAGGACGAGGCCTATGTGGCGCGGCAGGCGCTGCGCGACGCCTCGAAGAAGGCCGATGGCGCCGAGAAGACCGCAGCAGCGGCGGCCGAAGCGGTGTCGCCGCCCGGCACCAAGCGCGTCACCTACGTGCCGGAAGTGGTCAAGAAGCAGATCCGCGAGGAGATCAAGCAGGAGGTGATGGCGAAGGCCAAGACCGAGGGCTGGGCCGCGCCGGGCGCGCTGCCGGAATGGGTGTCGCGCATTCGCCTCTCCGGCGACATCCGCGCCCGCTTCGAGGGCGACTTCTTCCCGAATGGCAACGACCCGTTCAGCGCCGTCAACTACAATGCGATCAATACCGGCAGCCCGTGGAACGTCAACGACCTCAACCCGTTCTATTGGCCGAGCTACGACACCTATCAGGACCGCACCCGCGTGCGCCTGCGGGCGCGGCTGGGGCTCGACACCGACCTGTTCGACGGCTTCACGGCGGGCATGCGCATCGCCACCGGCGAGACCAATTCGCCGGTGTCGTTCAACCAGACGCTGGGCGGCTCGGGCGGCAATTTCAGCAAGTACGCGGTCTGGCTCGACCGCGCCTTCATCAAGTACCGTCCCTGGGAGGACGTGACGCTGAGTGCCGGCCGCTTCGACAATCCGTTCTTCATGCCCACGGATCTGGTCTTCAACAAGGATCTCGGCTTCGACGGCTTCGCCATCCAGATCAAGAGCGAGGTGGCGCCCGGCATCACGCCGTTCCTGAATGCCGGCGCCTTCCCGGTGTTCAACACCGATTTCAACGCCACCCTGACCGCCTATGACACCGTTGATGTCATCGGCAAGTTCCCGAGCCGCGACAAATGGATGCTCGGGGCGCAGTTCGGCGGCATCTTCAAGGTCGATTCCGACATCGACCTCACGCTCGGCGTCGCCTATTTCGACTTCACCAACGTCCAAGGGGAAGTGTCGAGCCCGTGCCGGGCCGACGATGCCAAAGACACCTGCGACACCGACACGCTGCGGCCGTCGTTTGCCCAGAAGGGCAACACCTACATGATGCTGCGCGACATCGTGCCGTTCGATCCCACCGACCCCAACGAACCGCAGTACCAGTATTTCGGCCTCGCCTCGGCATTCCGCAATGTGATGCTGAACGGGCGGCTCGATCTCGCCCACTTCGACCCGATCCACATCATCTTGGATGGCGAGTACGTCCAGAATGTCGCCTGGGACCGCCAGCAGGTGGCGGCGCGGGCGCGCGCCAACCAGCTTGCGTCCTCAGCCACCTATCCCTTTCCCGACAACGAATACTTCGGCGGCAATGAGGGCTGGATGGGGCGCCTGACGGTCGGCCACAAGGAGCTGAAGGAGCTGTGGGACTGGAATGTCAGCGTCGCCTACAAATGGCTGGAGTCCGACGCCGTCATCGACGCCTTCACGGACTCCGATTTCGGCCTCGGCGGCACCAATCTCAAGGGCTACATCATCGGCGCCAGCCTCGCCCTCGGCCCGAAAGTGTGGGCCTCGGCGCGCTGGATGAGCGCCAACGAGGTGGCCGGCGCCCCCTACGCGGTCGACGTTCTTCAGGTCGACCTCAACGCGAAGTTCTGA
- a CDS encoding ExbD/TolR family protein: MQVQSDSKPYDDINITPMLDLAYVLLVIFIIMTTATVQGMKVNLPKASAAPSLAQQTTKAITVTNDGKIFLDTVPVTLSELEQRLVQQRALTPEFPVVVRGDSQTQYQNVMDVLDLLGRLSITQVGLATKPLVK, from the coding sequence ATGCAGGTCCAATCCGACAGCAAGCCGTACGACGACATCAACATCACGCCGATGCTCGATCTCGCCTATGTGCTTCTGGTGATCTTCATCATCATGACCACGGCGACGGTGCAGGGCATGAAGGTGAACCTGCCGAAGGCCAGCGCCGCGCCGAGCCTCGCCCAGCAGACCACCAAGGCGATCACCGTCACCAATGACGGCAAGATCTTTCTCGACACCGTGCCGGTGACGCTGTCCGAGCTCGAGCAGCGGCTGGTCCAGCAGCGGGCGCTGACGCCGGAATTCCCGGTGGTGGTGCGCGGCGACAGCCAGACCCAGTACCAGAACGTCATGGACGTTCTCGATCTGCTGGGCCGCCTCAGCATCACCCAGGTCGGCCTCGCCACCAAGCCGCTGGTGAAGTGA
- a CDS encoding TonB C-terminal domain-containing protein: MMDPRESDLDEFEDDGRPSPRRRAITIGAGVLVLLVFGAGVAMLLRGDDEPPRKVQDLTVVNVLPPPPPPPPPPPPQQPPPEEKIIDQTPVKQEIIEEQPVETPKDEPPKESNNDEPPPGPLALDAEGQGPGDGFNLGGKKGGKGFLGAGGGGGGSRWGWYASLVQSQIESALRANQKTRHAVMRIQVRLWSDQSGRVNRVQLVSSTGNPELDAVIRTEVLGGLTLREPPPKDMPMPIITRVTAHKPT, from the coding sequence ATGATGGATCCGCGCGAGAGCGATCTGGACGAGTTCGAGGACGACGGCCGCCCGTCGCCCCGCCGTCGCGCCATCACCATCGGCGCCGGCGTGCTCGTGCTCCTCGTCTTCGGCGCGGGCGTAGCGATGCTGCTCCGCGGCGACGACGAGCCGCCGCGCAAGGTGCAGGATCTCACCGTCGTCAACGTCCTGCCGCCGCCGCCGCCACCGCCTCCTCCACCGCCGCCGCAACAGCCGCCGCCGGAGGAGAAGATCATCGACCAGACGCCGGTGAAGCAGGAGATCATCGAGGAGCAGCCGGTCGAGACGCCGAAGGACGAGCCGCCGAAGGAGTCGAACAATGACGAGCCGCCGCCCGGGCCGCTCGCGCTCGACGCCGAAGGGCAGGGGCCGGGCGACGGCTTCAATCTCGGCGGCAAGAAGGGCGGCAAGGGTTTTCTCGGCGCCGGTGGCGGCGGGGGCGGCAGCCGCTGGGGCTGGTACGCCAGCCTGGTGCAGTCGCAGATCGAGTCGGCGCTGCGGGCCAATCAGAAGACTCGCCACGCGGTGATGCGCATCCAGGTGCGGCTGTGGTCGGACCAATCGGGCCGGGTGAACCGCGTGCAGCTCGTGTCGTCCACCGGCAATCCCGAGCTCGACGCGGTCATCCGCACCGAGGTGCTGGGCGGTCTCACGCTGCGCGAGCCGCCGCCCAAGGACATGCCGATGCCGATCATCACCCGCGTCACGGCACACAAGCCGACGTGA